Genomic window (Streptomyces sp. NBC_00078):
CTCGTGAGGGCCAGAGGTTCCCGGCTGGAGATCGGTGACCGACTCGTCCGCCGGAACGGTCGCGACGCCGTCGTGGTCTACCGCTGGGAGATTGCGCCGCATTGGGAGGAGGAGCACCACATCGAGATTGCGATCGCGCAAGTTGATGCGACCGGGTTGGTTCTTGTCCGCTCGGAACTGCTGTCCTGCTGGCCCTACCGGTACGAGGAACTCGAAGTCGAGCTGCACCGGGTCGGACTCCAGACGGAACTGAGCACGTTTGATCTTGAGGCCGAGAACTACATGGTGGTCGCGAGCAAGGTATAAACACCGGACTCTCAGTTCCTGGCCGGACCGCGCGGTTGCTCGCAGGACGATTGCGCCCTCTCATCGGTGCGGGTTCAAGTGGTCAACGCAACGCCTCGGACGAGGAGTGCTCGTCGATCAGACGGCGGTAGATCCGGGGTGACGGTGTGGCGCTGTTTCCTGGTCGCATCCAGATCAATGAGCAGGATCTCGTCGATCAGCGGCGTGAACGGATCCAGCTTCGACGGCCGCGCCGAAGCGGTTGTCGTGCGTGGCTGCGGCCAAGCCGAGGGCAGGCCTTGTTGACCGTGCTCCAGGTGACGCCGTACTTGCACTGCAACGCCCGGTTCGACATGCCATCGGGAGTCGCGCCGCAGCGCGGCGTACAACTCGACCTTCGACTGGCCAGGCAGCACGCTGCGAGGGTCGAGCCCTCGCTCTTTTGCCGGATGATCACCGGCAGGCGCTCACATCCAAACGGGGCGTCAGCCGCTTCTCAATCCGCCGGACCCGGCGGCCGTTCCAGCCGGTATCCGTGCCCTCGCAGCGTGGGATCTCCGGCAGGCGGACAGGACCGCTCCCGGACCGCACTGCCCCGGTCAGTCTGCGTCGCAGGCCCGCCATCGTCACGTCGAGAGTCTTGGTGGGTCCGAACCAGTTCTCGTCCCATACCTCGGAGGCGAGGTCGCGGCCACGACTCATAGCGGGTGTGCGGGGCCGCCCAGGTGGATGTCACCTGGGCGGCATCGTGCCGGGTGGGGGTTCAGCCGGTCGGTCCTGCCGGGGTCGTGGTGGTCTTGAAGCCCTCGGTCTTGTCGGCCTGGAGGGCGAACTCATTGGTGAACGTCTTGCTGAGATCCACCGAGCCCTTGACGTCGCCGACCAGCTGTTCCGTCGCCAGGGAGGTCTTCGGGCCGCCGGCCGGCATGAGGCCGTCCGGGAGGAACTGACCCTTGTCCTCGGTCAGGGCCTTGATGTAGTCGGCCTTGGTGACCAGTTGGTTGGACACGAATGAGGACGGCAGCTTGTTCGCTATGTCGGCCGCGCTGTGGGTGTTGATCCAGTGCATGGTGGCGACAAGTGCGTCGACGACCTTCTGCACCGTCTCCTTGTGCGAGTTCACCCAGTCGGTGCGGGCGAGCACACTGGCCGCGGGGTAGGCGCCGCCCATCGCCGCTGTGGCGCCCTGCGTGGTGGCCAGGTCGATCGCGGAGGCACCGACGCCCTTCTTCTGGATCGCTGCGACCGTCGGCTGTGTCGTCATGACGCAGTCGACCTTGCCGTTCTGCAGCGCGGCGATGGCGGTGGAGCCCGCGCCCACCCCGATCCGGTGGAACTGGCTGGTCTTGACGCCCTTCTTGGCGGCCAGGAACTGGGTGAGCGTGTCGGTGCCCGAACCCAGGTCGGTGACGCCGAGGGTCTTGCCCTTGAAGTCGGCGCCCGAAGTGACGCCCGACTTCTTGGTGCACATCTCGCGCTCGCCCGGCGCGCCGGAGAGCTGGACGACGTCCTCGACCGCTTTGCCCTTGGCCTGGAACTCGATGGTGTGGTTGTACCAGGCGCCTGCCATGTCCACCTGCCCCGAGGCCATGGCCTCTTCAGCGCCGACACCGCCGTCCTGCTCGGTGCTGAGCTGGACGTCGACGCCGTACTTCTTGTAGAAGCCCAACTGCTGGGCGAGCTGGTACGGCAGGTAGATCTGCTTGTCGAGGCCGCCGGCCATGAGCTTGACGGTCGGCGTGCCGCCGGAACCGCTGCCAGCCGTGCCGGCGCTGGAGTTGCCTGAACAGGCGCTGACTGCGCCGAGAGCGAGGACGGTGAGGAGAGACGCGGCGACGGCGACGGGTCGTCTGGACATGGCTGGCCACATTCCTTTGCTGGGTCCGAACAGGGGAGGGGAGAGGGGTCAGAGGGCGTTGGACGCCTCGGTGGGGGCCGGCGGGCGCCAGGACAGCAGCCGGTGCTCGAGCTTGCCGATCAGCCACTCGGCGCCGAGCACGATGACCGAGATGACGAGCATCGTGGCGAACACGCCGTTGGGGTCGAAGTTGTTCTGCGCGGTCTTGATGACCAGGCCCAGGCCGCTCTGTGCGCCGAGCACCTCGCCGACCAGCGCGCCGACGATGGCGAAGCCGAAGGCGCTGTGCAGGCTGGCGATGATCCACGTGAGGGCGGACGGCACGATGACGTGCCGGATGATCTGCATCTGCGAGGCGCCGAGCACCTTGGCGTTGGCGAGGATGTTGCGGTCGACCTCGCGGACGCCCTGGAAGGCGTTGAAGAAGACGATGAAGAACACCAGCACCGCGGCGAGCAGGATCTTCGGGAGTACGCCGATGCCGAACGCGACGATGAAGATCGAGCCGAGGACAATCCGGGGGATCGCGTTGACCATCTTGATGTAGGGGCCGAGCACGTCGGAGAGGTAGCGGCTCTGGCCGAGCGCCACACCGAAGATCACTCCGGTGACGGCCCCGAGGGCGAAGCCGGCCAGCGCCTCCTGGATGGTTGTCCAGACGTTTGAGTAGAAGGACCCGAACTCGGTGCCGTGCTGGAAGAGGTCGGCCAGCCGCTTGGCGATGCCGGACGGCTGCCCGAAGAAGAACGGGTCGACGATCCCCCAGGTGGTGAACGCCTGCCAGCCGCCGATGACCAGGACCGCGAGGCCGATACGACCGGCCCACACCTGGCCGGTACGGCGCCGGAGGGCGCGTTTGGCGGCGGCCGCGCCCGACGTCGGTGCGCTGCCTTTGACGGGAGTGCGCGAAACAGCGGACGTCGTGCTCATGCCGTACCTCCTGCGGTGCGTGCGTAGGCGCGCTCCACCTCCTCGCGCAGCGAGTCCCAGATCTGGTGCTGAAGTTCGATGAAGCGGGGCTGGAAGCGGATCTCCTGGACCGAGCCGCGCGGGCGGGGCAGGTCGATGTCGAAGACCGCCTTGACCGATCCGGGGCTGGAGGTCATGACGACGACCCGGTCGGCGAGGGCCACGGCCTCGTCGAGATCGTGGGTGATGAAGATGACCGACGGCCGGATCTGCTCCCACAGGCCGAGCAGTTCGGTCGACATGATCGCCTTGGTCTGCACGTCCAGGGCGCCGAACGGCTCGTCCATGATCAGGATCCGGGGTTCGTTGATCAGCGCCGCGGCCATCGCCACGCGCTTGCGCATACCGCCGGAGAGCTGGTGCGGGTAGCGGTCCTCGAACCCCGACAGGCCCACCCTGCGTAGCCAGTCGCGTGCCGAGGCCTGGGCCTGCTGCTTGGGCACCTTGCGGAAGACGGGGCCCATCAGCACATTGCCCAGGACGGTTTTCCAGGGCAGCAGTGCGTCGGCCTGGAACATGAAGCTGACGCCGTCGGTGACGCCGTTGACCTCGCGGCCGCCGACCTTGACCGATCCCTCGCTGGGCCGGTCGAGCCCGGACACCATGCCCAGCGTCGTGGACTTTCCACAGCCGGTCGGGCCGACCACCGCGCAGAACTGGCCGGGCTCCACGGCGAACGAAACGTCCTGGAGTGCTGTGAACACCTCACCCGCGGGAGTCAGAAATCGTTTGGTGAGTCCGGAAATCTCGACTCGCGCGCTGTCCTGGCCGGCTTTCTCGGCGACCGGGCTCACCGCCGCATCGTTTCGCGAAACCATCTGAAGCTGTCTCCTTCCTGACCTCGGAGGTCGAGGAAGGCAGACGCTAAAGGCCGGCGGGTGTTACGTCGCTGTTTCATCCGTATCCCGCGTTAGCCGTCTTAGCCCGGCTTTTGCTCGTTCTGCTCAGCCGGTCGGGGGTGGGCAGAAGGCCCTTGGCGGGGGCACAATCACGCCACCACGGGCGCGGCGCAGGGCCGCGCCCAGCAGCCGTACGACAGGCAAGAGACACCCGTGACACGCATCCGTATCCCGATCCGCCGCGTCGGCAAAGGGAAGCTCTCCGCGCGGATCCTGGCCAACCAGCTGGTGATCCTGGCGCTGACCGGGCTGATCGGTTTCGTGCTGTTCGCCTTCGCGCAACGGGGCGAGATCGACCGTGCCTACGAGAAGCGGGCCCTGGCCATTGCCAAGACCACGGCCGCGGAACCGCAGATCCGCCACGCCATGCAGTACGGGGGCGGTGGCGACGTGGTGCAGACGGCGGCCGAGCGGATCCGCAAGGCGTCGGGCGCGTCGTACGTGGTCGTGCTCGACCTGCGCGGTATCCGCCACTCGCACCCCGACCCGGCGCTGGTCGGTGAACCGACGGGGGACCGGATTGTGGTGCTGGACGGCAGAACGCATGTCGGCACCGACCAGGGCGCGACCGGCCGTTCTGCCAACGGCAAGACTCCGCTGCACGGGCCGACCGGCAAGCTGGTCGGCGAGGTGTCCGCAGGTATCCCCGAGCACTACGTGCTGGGTGAGCTGTGGCGCGAGCTGCCGACCTTCGGCCTGTACAGCGCCATCGCGGTCGTGCTCGGCTCGACGGCCGCGTTCCTGCTGGCCAGGCGACTCAAGCGGACGACGTTCGGGCTGGAGCTGGAGGAGATCGCCGGGCTGCTGCAGGACCGGGAGGCGATGCTGCACGGTATCCGTGAGGGAGTCGTCGCCTTCGCCCCGGACGGCCGGATCACGGTGGTCAACGACGAGGCCCGCGAGCTGCTCGGCCTCGGCACCGCGCTCGGCAGCACGCTGGAGGAGGTGCTGCCCGACGGGCGCCTGCGCCGCGCCCTGGACGGCACCCTGGCGGGCGGCGACATCAGCGTGCTCACCGACGACCACTGCCTGGTCGTCAACCGGATGCCGGTGGCCCTGCACGGACGGGAACTGGGCGCCGTGGTCACCGTGCGCGACCGCACCGAGATGATCGGTCTGTTGCGCGAGCTGGACTCGGTGCGCGGGCTGACCGACGCGCTACGTGCCCAGCAGCACGAGTTCACCAACCGTATGCACACGGTGGCCGGGCTGCTGGACATCGGCGACCACGACGCCGCCTACGAGTTCGCCGTCGAGACGGCCGGTGCCGAGCAGGCGCTGACCGAGTCCGTGCGGGAACGGATCGGAAACCCGCTGCTTGTGGGGCTGGTCGTCGC
Coding sequences:
- a CDS encoding ABC transporter substrate-binding protein, with amino-acid sequence MSRRPVAVAASLLTVLALGAVSACSGNSSAGTAGSGSGGTPTVKLMAGGLDKQIYLPYQLAQQLGFYKKYGVDVQLSTEQDGGVGAEEAMASGQVDMAGAWYNHTIEFQAKGKAVEDVVQLSGAPGEREMCTKKSGVTSGADFKGKTLGVTDLGSGTDTLTQFLAAKKGVKTSQFHRIGVGAGSTAIAALQNGKVDCVMTTQPTVAAIQKKGVGASAIDLATTQGATAAMGGAYPAASVLARTDWVNSHKETVQKVVDALVATMHWINTHSAADIANKLPSSFVSNQLVTKADYIKALTEDKGQFLPDGLMPAGGPKTSLATEQLVGDVKGSVDLSKTFTNEFALQADKTEGFKTTTTPAGPTG
- a CDS encoding ABC transporter ATP-binding protein, which produces MVSRNDAAVSPVAEKAGQDSARVEISGLTKRFLTPAGEVFTALQDVSFAVEPGQFCAVVGPTGCGKSTTLGMVSGLDRPSEGSVKVGGREVNGVTDGVSFMFQADALLPWKTVLGNVLMGPVFRKVPKQQAQASARDWLRRVGLSGFEDRYPHQLSGGMRKRVAMAAALINEPRILIMDEPFGALDVQTKAIMSTELLGLWEQIRPSVIFITHDLDEAVALADRVVVMTSSPGSVKAVFDIDLPRPRGSVQEIRFQPRFIELQHQIWDSLREEVERAYARTAGGTA
- a CDS encoding sensor histidine kinase, with the translated sequence MTRIRIPIRRVGKGKLSARILANQLVILALTGLIGFVLFAFAQRGEIDRAYEKRALAIAKTTAAEPQIRHAMQYGGGGDVVQTAAERIRKASGASYVVVLDLRGIRHSHPDPALVGEPTGDRIVVLDGRTHVGTDQGATGRSANGKTPLHGPTGKLVGEVSAGIPEHYVLGELWRELPTFGLYSAIAVVLGSTAAFLLARRLKRTTFGLELEEIAGLLQDREAMLHGIREGVVAFAPDGRITVVNDEARELLGLGTALGSTLEEVLPDGRLRRALDGTLAGGDISVLTDDHCLVVNRMPVALHGRELGAVVTVRDRTEMIGLLRELDSVRGLTDALRAQQHEFTNRMHTVAGLLDIGDHDAAYEFAVETAGAEQALTESVRERIGNPLLVGLVVAKITVAAERGVRIVLSEDSALGEHPPHLRRLLTIVGNLLDNAVDASASGPAPSGGAEVCLSLVEAVDVVRVEVADTGPGIPPDIVESIFEDGWSTRPDRGTARRGLGLALVHRLVQRHGGTITVSEGPGAVFTVMLPVPDTAPGPQGALFTTVLPVLDGVAGGDRW
- a CDS encoding ABC transporter permease translates to MSTTSAVSRTPVKGSAPTSGAAAAKRALRRRTGQVWAGRIGLAVLVIGGWQAFTTWGIVDPFFFGQPSGIAKRLADLFQHGTEFGSFYSNVWTTIQEALAGFALGAVTGVIFGVALGQSRYLSDVLGPYIKMVNAIPRIVLGSIFIVAFGIGVLPKILLAAVLVFFIVFFNAFQGVREVDRNILANAKVLGASQMQIIRHVIVPSALTWIIASLHSAFGFAIVGALVGEVLGAQSGLGLVIKTAQNNFDPNGVFATMLVISVIVLGAEWLIGKLEHRLLSWRPPAPTEASNAL